In one Rhopalosiphum padi isolate XX-2018 chromosome 3, ASM2088224v1, whole genome shotgun sequence genomic region, the following are encoded:
- the LOC132924250 gene encoding polycomb protein Asx, translating to MSYYEMNKMEDRKRTILSSGNSNTSLTPVKLQKLKENDKITNENDNIWSISKVTRGASAKSSGSKTVMKHALRQQAKRRRKNTTIAAGNVAPIPRIILPSNQINTIEDESTRVPTMLEVLSSIPGFSLVKPRKRPGSKRLSAAAQLQQAKAEGCVDLETPDSVLAQVNLRSLLNKQTFSMLPRLYQHKLVQLLPHVDRESLSDTQSDFRPLLNSSVLNNEFFAQACLEWTDRLSEGEFTPENQQKMKMDIDREKSKLDPFKLKYFEPIWGENRLSSSNAAVSDWRNPKHKKTETITVPVNTPPVIAVTKDVTINAIITTTKETTTTTTTTTITTTTATTTIPTTCSSSDDIKSEDTKLDLPWDSVDSTTDSTIKPLVEDMVLPKDEDIEIDIPLKDEFISDVGKIDDVNLDETSVIKNWSSLMNDDLGTLIPEYDNVSTSKEKEQSESEVQLELEVTLTPKIDDVNSTTNQIPSNETNDSNMNMNMNMNIIQELPKTISPPVVVRMPSVIQPLVITSSNSSPLPSTPSLSISPLLQSPLESNIPNDFSFINTISNISSAPSDRPVHHTYVSSIKSQVSSSSCTTSRTNSRSTLKQPPGAINLERSYQICQAVIQNSPNRNQLRCQLKPPPSVLIGKSSFIRNGPKPIKNINITSSSQPLVVRHVFASSRGIPVTMSVGPPYASDQQQLTEKQMGQYLLVQRSGGITGIRRSSSAPPTNNKIAPILNGGRPASVGIQVSTYGQSQQTNDCSCSLNAMVVCKKCGAFCHDDCIGPSKLCVTCLIR from the exons atgtcatattatgaaatgaataaaatgGAGGACAGAAAAAGGACAATTCTTTCTTCTGGCAATTCCAACACATCATTAACTCCTGTTAAACTTCAAAAACTTAAag aaaatgatAAGATAActaatgaaaatgataatatttggaGCATTTCAAAAGTAACTAGAGGAGCTAGTGCAAAGAGTTCAGGTTCTAAAACGGTAATGAAACATGCTCTACGGCAACAAGCTAAACGAAGGCGCAAAAACACTACTATTGCAGCTGGAAATGTTGCTCCTATTCCAAGAATTATACTTCCCTCCAATcaaataaaca CCATTGAAGATGAATCTACTAGGGTGCCTACAATGTTAGAAGTTTTATCATCTATTCCAGGATTTAGTTTGGTAAAACCACGTAAACGTCCTGGATCTAAACGATTGTCAGCTGCTGCTCAATTGCAACAAGCAAAGGCTGAAGGTTGTGTTGATCTAGAAACACCAGATTCTGTTCTTGCACAAGTTAATTTAAGATCACTTTTGAATAAACAAACTTTTTCTATGCTCCCTCGTCTCTATCAACACAAACTTGTTCAATTGTTACCACATGTTGATCGAGAAAGTTTAAGTGATACTCAATCTGATTTCAG gccattattaaattcatctgttttaaataatgagttcTTTGCTCAAGCTTGTCTTGAATGGACTGATAGATTATCAGAAGGAGAATTTACACCTGAAAATCagcaaaaaatgaaaatggatATTGATCGTGAAAAAAGCAAGCTAGATCCATTTaaa ttgAAGTATTTTGAACCTATATGGGGTGAAAATAGACTATCAAGTTCGAATGCTGCTGTTTCGGATTGGCGTAATCCTAAGCATAAAAAAACCGAAACTATTACTGTTCCGGTAAACACACCACCAGTTATTGCAGTTACCAAGGATGTAacaataaatgcaataataacaacaacaaaagagacaacaacaacgacgacaacgactacaattacaacaacaacagcaacaacaacaataccAACTACTTGTTCTTCATCGGATGATATTAAAAGTGAAGATACAAAATTAGATTTACCATGGGATTCTGTTGATTCCACGACTGATTCTACAATAAAACCATTAGTAGAGGATATGGTTTTACCAAAA gatgAAGACATTGAAATAGATATTCCATTGAAAGATGAATTTATAAGCGATGTTGGTAAAATTGATGATGTTAATTTAGATGAAACATCAGTGATTAAAAACTGGTCTTCGTTAATGAATGATGATCTGGGTACATTAATTCCAGAATATGATAATGTTTCTACTTCAAAAGAAAAAGAACAAAGTGAAAGTGAAGTTCAATTGGAGTTGgaag tAACTTTAACTCCAAAAATAGATGATGTAAACTCAACAACTAATCAAATTCCATCAAACGAAACAAATGATagtaatatgaatatgaatatgaatatgaatattatacaagaacTTCCAAAAACCATTTCTCCGCCTGTGGTTGTTCGAATGCCTAGTGTTATTCAACCTCTTGTTATTACTTCTTCTAACAGTTCACCATTACCCAGTACACCATCTTTATCAATATCTCCTTTACTTCAATCTCCTTTAGAGTCTAATATCCctaatgatttttcatttatCAACACAATATCTAATATATCATCAGCTCCTTCTGATCGTCCAGTTCATCATACTTATGTGTCATCAATCAAATCACAG GTGAGCTCAAGTAGTTGTACAACAAGTAGAACTAATAGTAGATCAACATTGAAGCAACCACCTGGTGCTATCAATTTAGAAAGAAGTTACCAAATATGTCAAGCTGTTATACAAAATAGTCCTAATCGTAATCAACTTAGATGTCAACTGAAACCACCACCATCAGTATTAATTGGCAAAAGTTCTTT tatacgtaaTGGAccaaaaccaataaaaaatataaatattaccagCAGTTCACAACCTCTAGTTGTTAGGCATGTGTTTGCATCTTCTCGTGGCATTCCAGTAACAATGTCTGTTGGACCTCCATATGCATCTGAT caaCAGCAATTAACCGAAAAACAAATGGGGCAGTACCTGTTGGTTCAGAGGTCTGGTGGAATAACAGGTATACGCCGATCATCTAGTGCTCCTCCGACCAATAACAAAATAGCTCCAATTTTAAACGGTGGAAGACCAGCAAGTGTAGGTATACAAGTATCTACCTATGGTCAGTCACAACAAACTAATGATTGTTCTTGTAGTCTTAATGCTATGGTAGTATGTAAGAAATGTGGGGCATTTTGTCATGACGATTGCATTGGCCCTTCTAAACTTTGTGTAACGTGTCTTATCCGATAA